The DNA window CTCTTGTGAGGTTCTGGATCACTATTTGCGAGAGGTTCAACTCAGGACACggaataaaatattacagttaGACTTCAGCTTTATTGTGTTCAACAAGTGTTAGGTACATTTTCGTGGCTCATAAACTTCTCTGCTGGTCTGCACACAAACATCTAAATCATTGTTTCATGTGAAAAGAGAAGTTGCCTCAGCGCTGCAGCTTTAACCGCTTGGAAATATTTCTGTTGCCAGGaaacatttgaagacatttttttcacccTAAGTCTTAATTTGTTGGCAGTTGCTGTTGTGTGTCCGCGTTGCCCAAAAATTGCCTGTAGGGCAACAATGATCAATTGGAGCCTCGCTCATTACAGAGTAACTACTGTTTGGCTCCATGTGGAGGAACGACCACACCATGCTGGGGAAATGTTGTGGTGAGGAGGACTGTGGTCGTCAGGGGTTGTGTCCTCATTCGGATGATTCTTCGGCAAAAAGTTTTGTtctctgaactttttttttttaaaggagatGGAGAAAAGCCCCAAATTATCATAATAACGCTCTTCTCAGCAGAAGAGTTGGGTTTGTTCTTAGCGGTGTAAGATTTGGATCCGTGGGCCAAATGTTTGGTTACAATTCCCACTTCACCCTTTACTGTTTGTGACTCTAATATGTGGAAAACATGTATTGAAATAGTTCTTCACACTCAAAGTTTAAAAGGGTGTTTTGTAAATCGTTTCCATATGACTGTGTGAGATTATGGAATATAAACCAAATCCTACTACAGTATGTTATGCctatatttttattaatctgATGCACAGCGTATCGtcacttttaaaggaacagtgtgtagcatttaggggcagtatgttttctttagtgtataatcacctgcaaataagaatcattgtgtttttgttaccttagaatgagccgtttatatctacatagggaacgggtcctcttcatggagccggccgccatgtttctacaacccgttctcaccatggatgtattaagagaactggatacagcgttggaggcggggccccgttcattcctatcaaagttgctcagtggcgcatgatgccaaagtggctcgacttccgtcttggaaaagtacccggatcttccggtgATCTTacacatccattgggcccatggagcaggcgcagtagcgtccgctcggtcacatggctcggtcacagGGTCACAatcgtcacgctgtcgtcacagcttgttaactccgcctcccagccctcgctccagcctcggtctgggtctcatcaaaaagtatttttgggcccaatggcatcacgtgacggacacggaaatTGTAGTACCACTGTTTGGGCACTACGAAAATTGAGATCAACAACCGGCGCTCTTCCCGGGGTCTtggttctcactcccaacttatcaaatgcccctcggcattggaaaccGACACGTggcggcaccctttagcaacagtatgtgacgaaccaggctttcaactaactccaatgtaaacccacccgtggcgttattcgacggtcggagcaagtgacgtagtataaatgggtggatgggtcaaacagacacaagactttcaaccaggacaccggtgtttgtgtcccgtgtgagtcacgtgagttgttagtcagtGAACATCAACCATGACTATTTCCTAACCCTGCCTAAGTTGtagtgttgcctaaacctaacttcctgtgaaaactgatgtttattttgaaaggacactatgcacgCAACAAGCGTATATTTACACGCCGTCCCTGTTCCGTCCAAAAGAAATGTAAGAGGGGTACCTCCGTGCgccggtctccgatgccgaggggcactgaccaagcggagctatttgacgagttaggagtgagaatgtgttggtttctacggtagctcagaacggacaaaccaaacactggctctagagagggacattggcgctttcacgtcagccaccgtagttctcctacatgcttggcacacgggaaaagtttcagttggttgcaatctgcaacctcactctgcacctttaatattcCTGAGTAGATTCTTTTGAAATTGATCGTTTACTATTCTGTGCTGCCTTGCCGTAAGATACAAATGTATTCatccatttgaggtgagataAATAACAGCACAAAGAGTAAagtaaacaatataaacaaagtTAGTATTCATAAAATTCAATATAAATGTATCTAacggaatagttcaacattttgggaaatatttgtttgctttcttgctgagagtcaGATGTTCAGATTGAATCACTCATATGAAGTGAGTGGTATCaatttctcatctaactctcagcaggAAAGTTTACAATCATGTTTCCCCAAAAGTTGAACCAGTGACAAAATGCTGCACTTGTTTCAAAGACGTTGAGTTTGCACTTCCTGAGGAAAAGTTCCAGTTGCATGCATTTTCCATATGGCAACAATTTCAGATCAGTAAATCAAGGGAAGTTGATGTGTAATGAATGATGCAGGCAGGCATGTTGATGATAAGAGAAAAAATGAATCTGTACTTACCACAAATTGTGTTTACTGTATTTTGATTGACATCTAATGAGTCTTTCTCGTGCCAGATGTAAAAGAACAGCACGTCTCGAGAGCTAACTATCACTTTGTGGTTGTGTAAAAAGATGAATGGGAGGTCACATGACCCCAAAAGCCACAACATATGATCTAaaaaggaagtgtgtgtgtgaacaaaagaaagaagtgttttttttactagaaAGCAGCCAGAAGATATATTGTTGCCATGTGGAAGGTGATGTTATTAAGATGAACTCACTGTAAACTCTTCATTGGCGGCATTTCATAATCAGCATTGTTTTAGCCAGTAAGACCAACTTTTGTCCACCGCTTTGCCAACAAGAGCAAACTGTGGGTGCTCTCTAGTGTTTTCAAGCTGTGCTCTGAACTTGTGATGTTTGCCATTTCATTTTCTCCATCATATTTTGTTGCCAGTTTGTCATGTTTCCACATACTCAGTctgattattctttttttcagttACAGATAATCACAACTCAATCAGCATCCCCAGCCCGCCATCCTCGGCCAATCAGCGGGCTGGGATGCATTCCCCGCCTCCACGGAGGGCCCCCGCCAGAGAGTTCAGCGGGACCTATGAGAGCCTGCCGGCGCGCTCTGTACAGGTGAGACAATCTATCTCCGTACAATGACAAACTGTAACTTAGGTTATTACAGCAACTCAGTAGTGATGTAATGGTCATCACTCACTCAGAATTGCTTAATTTAGAATTAAGCTAAATCCACTTAGATGCACATTTCTTTAAAGGTAAAATAAGACTTtaaatctagggctgtcaaagttaacgctataataaagtgttaacgcaaattagttttaacatttCGAATCGATTTTCCAGAGGTtataccgggctcagttttaaagctagagtgaagatactggcatcatataaaactagaaaacctaagaaatccaaccatttcatactaactcgtcacgaaggaggctaaataactacaaactgtcatggccattttcaaaggggtcccttgacctctgacctcaagatatgtgaatgtaaataggtactatgggtacccacgagtctcccctttacagacatgcccactttatgataatcacatgcagtttggggcaagtcatagtcaagtcagcacgctgacacactgacagctgttgttgcctgttgggctgcagtttgccatgttaagattcgatcatatataataataatcattaaatatgtgaataatttacaattaatctgagattaatttacaattaatttgcaattagtgagtttgccatgttatgatttgagcatatgttttatgctaaatgcagtacctgtgagggtttctggacaatatttgtcattgttttgtgttgttaattgtttcccagtaataaatatactgtatactgtagttTTCGACTGCACCCCTGGTAGACATAGGGTGCGAAAAGAATCCTTTGACATGCTGAAATCTGATGTTTTTAAATCGCTACAAGCCTTGTGTTAGCGTTTCAGCCCCCGGTTGCATATTGTGGcgccgatttttttcccctccggTGGGAGTATTACGCTCTGTCTCTTTTAGatttagttgatttattttctttggcAGTGTTACATTATTGCTGCAATTGAAAATAGGAAAATCCCTTTTTGTCGTTGTTGCATTCAGCTGAATCCAATATTTCAGAGTACCTGCAAAAAAACATTGCTTTCACAAGTTATGTTGATGTGAATTAAAACCTGGAAGAAGTAAATATGGATGATGATAAAGTGAATTTGTTAGTTTTTGTTGGAATTAAAAATGCTGCTGTTCAGTGGCTCACCCAAGCAGAAGTGAGtcatacaaacaaaaagaatTTCAAAACGGTTCCCGTTAACAACCGCGTTACATTGTGATAATAACTGTGGTAGATTTTGCATATCAAGAATGTTTCAAGGGAAATAAATGGCTGcctataatgtaataataacatGACAATCAATCCAAAAATCCAGAATGTCcttttaactttttgttttgaCCACTAAAAATGAATGGTGATAGCTCAGCAACTAATTAAGTTTTTCATCTGCGATCAATTAACATTTGATTCTGTTTAATTCTTTCGTTTATattagaaaacagtgaaaagtgTCCATCACAGTTTAAGAGGCCAAGTGACCTCTTcacattgcttgttttgtcacaAATCTAaaagttatttgattttcaataatgTAAACCAGAGACACGCAGCAAACGCCTAATTTGAGAAGTTTGAACAAgcaaatatttgtcattttctaTCAACTGAAtatcaaaagagagaaaattaaaGGTTCCTCGCTCTCCTCTTCCATCCAGGTTTCAGAGTCTCGTGTGGTCGAGTGTCCTAGCATCCAGATAACCACCATCTCCCCTGAAGACGACCTAGCACCCACCATTTCCAGTTACTGGGACATGGGCAGCGGTGGTGGTGGGTGGGACCGAGAGCGCCTCTACCTCCCCCTGCTGGACCCCTTTACTTACCGCGACAGATGCCCCGGCTCCCTCAGCCCGAGCCCCAGCCCCGGCTCCAGCCCGTCCTCCCGCGGCTGGCTCAGCCCCGCCTCCAGCTGTGACTCGctgctggtggaggaggaggagctcaaCGAGGCCACGATCAATTTTGGGCTCTCGCCATCCTCGAGGCCCACTTCCCCCGGCGGTAAGAAACGTAGGAACTCCCCCCTGGTGTCCCCGTGTACTTCACGGAGAGGCAGTTACTCAGAGGAATGCAACCTCGAAGGTGGAGACTCCACCCCTCAGTCGCAAGCTCCGCCCAGCAGCTGTGAGCTCAGCATCCCACAGAAAACCAGGAAGACGTCATTGGAACAGGTGAAGAGTTGGCTTGGTTTCATGGTGTTTATCATAATGTTGTTGTCTCTCCATATAGCGGAGCGGATAACATCCATTTTTCAGTCAAatcgtgcaaatagtgatacaagcaccaaatttggcatgatgactGCCGAGGGGtaagcaaatataaacgattggccacttgaaaatccaagatagcggccatttttcaagatggccgccaaattgacctgctgataaatatatatctcatagaaattcatctacttggtcgatttgagtgatcttggtgtcaaattatatgtttactggcatgctggatctaattttgatcgttttaacaatttttaacagcaatatggcggccatttttcaagatggctgtcaaatttactcACGGAGAATGTTTTTCTGAAGGAAACGCATGTACTTGGTCAATTTCTTGTATGCTTGATCTAatttttttacagctttaacatcctccaataagttttttcttactttctggCTGTCCGCTGAGTCTTTGCTTTGAGGTTTTTGCGGCTTGAGAGTCCACAGTTCCAGTTCTAGCACCTGATGTTGGATATGGAGCTTGTCATATTCCTGCTTATACGGTCTTTCAGGGAAGGAAACTTTGGCCAAGTGGCCAATCGTTCATATTTGCTAAGCATCCCCTCGGGAATCATCATGCAAAATTTGGaccttgtatcactatttgcatgattttcccaCTATCCGCTCCACTAATATGAGAGTGGTGACCCATACTTTTTGGTTTCCCAGTTGTCTCCCAGGGAGGTGGATCAGGAGCAGGCTCCAGGCCACAGCTCCCCCTGCACGCTGCCAGAGACCCAGCAGACCAGGAGAGAGCCCCTTTCGCTGGGCATGGACTACCTCTCTGTGCCCCCTGCTCTCGCCTGGGGCCGGACCCGAGCCAGCGCCCACAGCCCTCTGTTCAGGCAAGGATGCGCACCACCTACATATGTGATGATATCTATCAAAAATCACAGTTTGAAACTCAATATTGATGATGTGTTAAAGAGTTACCCAAATTAGAAAATAGCaggaaaagtaaaaacaaaaacaaaaaattcaaTTTCAAAATTCACACCATCTACCTGCTCTCACATGCTAATTCACCCTTTGCTAAGCCCCTCCCCCCGcggttactgttgctaggcctGTCCTATTTTCACATCTGGCTTGTCAACATGGCGTTTTCAACGATATCAGTGAGAGATATTCCAATGGTAATAATAGTAAATTTCTGGAATAATCGTTCTGTCAGTATACTGTTTAGTTATGACTCCCTATAGCTCTCATTACCTAATATAAAACTAAATGATTGCGCTTTTCCATTTGTTTAAAGCGCACCAGGATGTTATTGGCACATGTGGGCTTGATGCATAATCTGGATTacacaaattaataataattaatattcaaCATCTCTATTTGCTAACGTGCTGAGCTAGCTAACGTTTAATGGCCTTGAGTTTAGCGCAAACAAAGGAACTTTTGTTAGCTGTGAGTGAGTCTTCCACACTGTTTAATCCATATCCGCCATGGCTCCTCTCGCGTTTTTGATTGGCTTCGGAAAAACGAAAAAATACAACACTCTCCTCCAAAATGGAGATATGTGATATAATGAAAATAGAGGCTCTGTTTTTTATCATATCGCGACTCTTTTAGTCAAATCGgttttaaattaatcaattcaCTTGATAATTCATCACTccattttttcatttcacatccatttttATCAACtcatttttgttacttccagCCCTCGTAGTGGTTGTATCTGTTCTTGCAAAAATAAAGTTCATTAATCTACTCGGGATTATTGTTcaatgaaaacaagaaaaatccCCCAgttgaaaagggaaaaaatatatGCCTTTAAATATGCTAAGGGATTAGTACTGTGAACTGTTTGTCTAgatttatatacacacatttaaatgatCGGTTTTAACTGTATTAATGAACATTTATTCGTTCACGAAATCCCTGCTCCATCCAATCAACTTGTAGGTCTAACGCCCTGCCACCACTCGACTGGCCGCTGCCTTCCCAGTTTGACCAGTACGAGCTGCGTATTGAGGTGCAGCCCCGTCCACACCACAGAGCCCACTATGAGACCGAGGGGAGCAGAGGAGCCGTCAAGGCCACACCGACGGGACATCCTATCGTCAAGGTGAAACCCAAAGCtgctgaaaatgacactgacTTGTTAGAGCAGCTCTTCCTAACCacttaaatatacaaaatattcaTTTGCAATTGATTTAACAGCTCTGGCTGTCCttatattaaatgtaatttttagaaATTTagtttgaatgttgtgttttcataatACCGGAACAAAGTCTGAGGACACATGTTGTGGCTCACTGCTGTTGGCCTCATCACAGTTTGATCTCTCTGTACAGCTGTGTGGATACGCAGAGAGGAAGCCGCTCTCCCTTCAGGTCTTCGTTGGAACAGCTGACGACCGCACAATCAGGCCACATCCTTTCTATCAGATACACAGGTACTGaactgtatttctatttaaaatCAAGCTTATTACCAAGCATCCCTCTAGCACACATTAATATTCAAAGGACACAGCGTACTGTATACACTGTGGCTTTAACCATTGTGTAACTTACCACCAGCTGCTTTTAGTGTTGGTCCAGGAAATTTCTTTCACCAGTTGTTCTCAATGTAACGCGCCCTGGATGAGAACATCAGCTTTATGTAGAAGATGTAACATCTTTGAATAGGATTGCACAATAGAGCTACAGAAGTCCATTCATCTAAACTCCAGGTAGATGACGAAGAGGTGCATCAAGAGCAAAGACATGTATGTCCTCGTTCAGCTATTCTCAACCTCTGGGCCGGGGCCCACTGTTGGGCCTCAGagcgccacctagtgggccGCGAAGGTACAGCCAAATGTTTAGATTAaccgctattctgtatttcagaggttatagtgggctcagttttgaagctagagtgaagacactggtttcatatgaaactaaaaaacctaaataatccattggtaccaaccatgtcatgccagCTTgccaggaaggaggctaaataacgcttcaaacttacgctacattttggcgaggaaaaactgccatggccaaagaggtcccttgacctctgacctccagatatgtgaatgaaaataggttctatgggtacccacgagtttcccctttacagacataattGTCttggatgcagtgacacaaaatggagcAATTTGAGACAACCCtgcaccagtaaaagctccTAAGCATGTGCTgagctgaatatttatgtgtgtcattacacctgacagcggcataacacatatttttacagcccagtttgtcatttatttgggaaggtggtcctcctTTCTTTAACAATCGGAAGTAGATGTTGAGAACCCCTGTCctagtttatgtttttattctgctctATTTGTGGGATATTTTGGGACATTAACAGCATCGGATTTGTCCGTGTTTCAATTTGTTTTAGTAATCCTATTAGTAGTTTATCTTACCACATTGTCATTTgttcatttcatgaatggataTACGCGTAAACCGAAAAGTGTTTCATTCAATTTTGCACACTATGGAACTCCTTGATAGCCAAATTATTACAGCGCATGATGCAACATAACCGTAGCCGGATCAATTTCAGCCAGGCAactttgttgcatgtcacacCTACCTCTGTTTCCTATCTACCTCTTAACTATCAGCTATCCAATAAAGGAAAAAACGCCAAATATTATTATCTTTATCTAATTATCTAtctaagaaaaaacaaaaattgcacACTAAAAGTCAAATGTAATTGtagcaaatataatataatatagatacTAATgattcattatcaattaatcaatcaattattttaattgataaTATATAATGGCTTGATctaaaatatgtcagaaaatatattatatatattatatatatattatatataaatattcggACATCAAAGTGACatggcttgtttttttccaaccaaaatccaaaggtattcaaatttacaattatataaaacagaaaagaatTTAAATCTAGCTGTCCAACAACTATTATGTGCTGTAACCAGCAAATGTTGAaaataaggctgtcaatcaattcaaatatttaatcgcgattaattgtagagttatcgcacattttttatttgttcaaaatgtatcttaaagggagatttgtcaagtatttattactcttatcaacatgggagtgggcaaatacgcttgctttatgcaaatgtatgtatatatttataactgaaaatcaattaccaacacaaaacaatgacaaatattgtccagaaaccctcacaggtactgcatttagcataaaaaatatgctcaaatcataatatggaaaactcaagcccaacaggcaactacagctgtcagtgtttcagtttgctgacttgactatgacttaaccaaaactgcatgtgattatcataaagtgggcatgactgtaaaggggagactcgtgtgaccaatagaacccattttcattcatatatctggaggtcagaggtcaagggacccctttgaaaatgaccatgacagcttttcctcgccaaagtttagtgtaagtttggagtattatttaacctccttctcgacaagctagtatgacatggttggtaccaatggattccttaggttttatagtttcatatgatagcaggatctttactctagctttgaatttgagcccgctataacctccgaaagattgattgcgttaaagaaattagtggcgttaaaacaaatttgcgtaaatgcgttatcgcgttaactttgaccctAATTGGAAATATTTGATTGATAAATGACTTACATGATTAATCAACTCTCTAAATGGTTTATTATGGGACTTTGATTCAgcataaaaactgtaaattgaTGTGTTTCTTCCCTCTCAGGGTGACAGGGAAGATGGTGGGTACTGCCAGTCATGAGAGCGTCCAGGCGGGGACCAAACTGCTGGACATCCCCCTCAACCCTGAGAACAACATGACTGCACTGTGAGTAGGATAGAGACAGGAAGCTGTTCCTCTACAAGCccactttttgttgttttttcagccTTGTACTCCACTTTCAAGGCTATGTTGAAGTTTACAGTATAGCCTATACTTGAGAAGCAGGCTTATCATTTGGATTCCTTTTACTGGACCAAAGTTGAAGAATGTGACTAAACCACCACTTCCCCGGATGTGTTGTAGCATCGACTGCGCTGGGATTCTGAAGCTGAGGAACTCGGACATCGAGCTGAGGAAAGGAGAAACAGACGTTGGGAGGAAGAACACTCGCGTCCGTTTGGTGTTCCGTACCCACCTCCCTCTAGCGCCCCCTGTAGCCCCGCCTGGACGAGTCCTGGCTCTGCAGGTGGCCTCCCTGGCCATCGAATGCTGTGAGTAGCTGCTCAGAGGCACTAAAGTGAATACACCTTTACATAATGCAGGTTGTTAAAGCCACTATGTGTAAGATTTGTGTCCAGCATGCATTGACACTTGGAGACATTTTTTAATACATACTGGTTTTAAATTAGGAGCTCATTCAGTGGTTTTAATTAGCCTGACTCTCCCTGCCTCAGCCCAGCGTTCGGCTCAGGAGCTGCCAGTCATCGAGTCTGTCAGTCTGACTTCCTGCtgtgtggagggaggagaggagcttCTGCTGAGCGGCTCTAACTTCCTGCCAATCTCCAGAGTCCTTTTCATGGAGAGAGGGACAGGTAACGGTCCACAGTGGAGACACAACCCTTtctaatgttgtttttatgatgttttgTCTCTGTTATCTTCAGATATTAGAAAACACTTCAGAAATGACCACCGAGtctgaaaatatgtttaaattaatttcatttatACCGTTGCAGTGGtcaaacatttaattacatttcattcaattacacaattacagtttattttgttttcaacaaaatattctgccttcTCTCCTGAAGCTTGGAAAATAAATTCtgctaaaaaaatgttttcctttccTGAAGCACAACTAAAATGTTTCATAGTCATCCAGCCAAAAGAAATGAATGGATCAATGGATGTCATTTTACTAAAAAAGTACATCCCTCAATTTCACCTAGctcacacaacaaacagtctgtcctcctctggagtggcattaaaactgcCGGTCTTACTTTTGTGTACAACATTTTGCTCCTAATATCCTGAATGTCACAGAGTAACCTGTTCTGAAAAATGAATGACAAATTGTTCAAATAAATTAGGGATTTCAGCTCCTTAGCCGAGGGATGACCATGCGAAATGTCCCATTCAAATATCTTTTTAGTGAGTCTCTGATCAGTACATGTACAGATATTGTAGAGTTTTATAGCACAtcattcagtaaaaaaaaaggataacaGTTGTTCTATCTATTTATAACCTGCACATGAATGAGTTTTTATAGATAACTAAGTAATGTAGGCTTATAAGACCAACAGTgtcaatttttttaaaagtacatCATAAAGTCGGCTACagatatgtaaaaaaatgtttaaaacgtTGTGAAACAGGGGGGTTCAGGATGCTGACTACACGGCAGCATGATTTTGGGTCAAATTTTAGTAGATTTGTTGAGatcaaattattaaaaaaactagaattaccacctccgCCAACCAATCAAGTTCCAGTttatatccatgtctgtccaaaatatcatcacttcatca is part of the Sebastes umbrosus isolate fSebUmb1 chromosome 12, fSebUmb1.pri, whole genome shotgun sequence genome and encodes:
- the nfatc4 gene encoding nuclear factor of activated T-cells, cytoplasmic 4 isoform X1; this translates as MGAAPGSGWEEGEFEFKLVFEEDPPSRQQSQSQGPSPVRTAEQESSVPGEERREGALLHLEETSSTSNHVTDNHNSISIPSPPSSANQRAGMHSPPPRRAPAREFSGTYESLPARSVQVSESRVVECPSIQITTISPEDDLAPTISSYWDMGSGGGGWDRERLYLPLLDPFTYRDRCPGSLSPSPSPGSSPSSRGWLSPASSCDSLLVEEEELNEATINFGLSPSSRPTSPGGKKRRNSPLVSPCTSRRGSYSEECNLEGGDSTPQSQAPPSSCELSIPQKTRKTSLEQLSPREVDQEQAPGHSSPCTLPETQQTRREPLSLGMDYLSVPPALAWGRTRASAHSPLFRSNALPPLDWPLPSQFDQYELRIEVQPRPHHRAHYETEGSRGAVKATPTGHPIVKLCGYAERKPLSLQVFVGTADDRTIRPHPFYQIHRVTGKMVGTASHESVQAGTKLLDIPLNPENNMTALIDCAGILKLRNSDIELRKGETDVGRKNTRVRLVFRTHLPLAPPVAPPGRVLALQVASLAIECSQRSAQELPVIESVSLTSCCVEGGEELLLSGSNFLPISRVLFMERGTDGKLQWEEEAHVDRDNSNECLLCVRVPAYSDLSVSRPVSVSLYVSNGKRKRSSTHCFKYLPVMFKEDEPLLSRPSVLPLDGGTVCPVGGQPRMDRGFHVRGDPMADDRGLGFHLPPYPTTYSPPCPTMSYHEEYCSKPDAAVEESRAALSERHPSFENLELGFTELLPPLYPRGPQPPSPSPSPWLDSPYLSSSPSPSHSSSLSPFPAGSPISTSPLPPMLTSPYPQYSAYPQEVCPSPPSNPSPYQDMCPAPYSHYEGWDPQGRVLGMGHGGERDAKIQECPLEFTSSSMHHITFEEVTEFIGEDIQSYQSVSQMDNQPN
- the nfatc4 gene encoding nuclear factor of activated T-cells, cytoplasmic 4 isoform X2, giving the protein MGAAPGSGWEEGEFEFKLVFEEDPPSRQQSQSQGPSPVRTAEQESSVPGEERREGALLHLEETSSTSNHDNHNSISIPSPPSSANQRAGMHSPPPRRAPAREFSGTYESLPARSVQVSESRVVECPSIQITTISPEDDLAPTISSYWDMGSGGGGWDRERLYLPLLDPFTYRDRCPGSLSPSPSPGSSPSSRGWLSPASSCDSLLVEEEELNEATINFGLSPSSRPTSPGGKKRRNSPLVSPCTSRRGSYSEECNLEGGDSTPQSQAPPSSCELSIPQKTRKTSLEQLSPREVDQEQAPGHSSPCTLPETQQTRREPLSLGMDYLSVPPALAWGRTRASAHSPLFRSNALPPLDWPLPSQFDQYELRIEVQPRPHHRAHYETEGSRGAVKATPTGHPIVKLCGYAERKPLSLQVFVGTADDRTIRPHPFYQIHRVTGKMVGTASHESVQAGTKLLDIPLNPENNMTALIDCAGILKLRNSDIELRKGETDVGRKNTRVRLVFRTHLPLAPPVAPPGRVLALQVASLAIECSQRSAQELPVIESVSLTSCCVEGGEELLLSGSNFLPISRVLFMERGTDGKLQWEEEAHVDRDNSNECLLCVRVPAYSDLSVSRPVSVSLYVSNGKRKRSSTHCFKYLPVMFKEDEPLLSRPSVLPLDGGTVCPVGGQPRMDRGFHVRGDPMADDRGLGFHLPPYPTTYSPPCPTMSYHEEYCSKPDAAVEESRAALSERHPSFENLELGFTELLPPLYPRGPQPPSPSPSPWLDSPYLSSSPSPSHSSSLSPFPAGSPISTSPLPPMLTSPYPQYSAYPQEVCPSPPSNPSPYQDMCPAPYSHYEGWDPQGRVLGMGHGGERDAKIQECPLEFTSSSMHHITFEEVTEFIGEDIQSYQSVSQMDNQPN